One segment of Methanolinea mesophila DNA contains the following:
- a CDS encoding winged helix-turn-helix domain-containing protein, translating to MNVAERRTSYEICWEILTFCSVPRTFTAIVGRCDLNSKNGQKYLGLLAGRGFLNVEDDGERSHYVATDRAEEFITQFTLLYKGLYDKGPGFRL from the coding sequence ATGAACGTGGCCGAGCGAAGGACATCGTATGAGATCTGCTGGGAGATCCTTACGTTCTGCAGCGTCCCCCGGACCTTTACGGCGATTGTCGGCCGCTGCGATCTCAACTCGAAGAACGGGCAGAAATACCTGGGTCTCCTTGCCGGCCGCGGGTTCCTGAACGTCGAGGACGACGGTGAACGGTCGCACTATGTGGCAACGGACCGGGCAGAGGAATTCATCACGCAGTTTACCCTGTTGTACAAGGGACTGTATGACAAGGGGCCCGGATTCCGGCTGTAA
- a CDS encoding transporter substrate-binding domain-containing protein: MKRTIIVFLLVLAACATLFSGCTTPSSLPESPGATVAASPGGADELKFVTEEYPPFNYVENGTLEGISVDLLAGAYREMNRTLAPGRIRMLPWAEAYQAGLDENDTVILAVTRLPEREALFKWAGPIGSLHQVVFAVRGDHIVINTPGDLDGYRIGVVKDDAALLQLEDLGVNRSHIVTMDNAPELISAVQNRSIDLWVYGQAAGRYFAGKATGDPGYFEAVYTLDSADIYYAFNRNTPDETVGAFQAALDALRNEPDSEGITAYQRIVYRYVGVTCVDRPPVTADQVTSLVNFTAAEMEKDAPGTIARINTGEHPFWDKNNRALYVFVYDTNETIVAEADNPRLVGVNMRGKTDVAGTPFRDRITEKALTEGTGWVDYIWVIPEESGVYYKSAYFRLIQGSDSKPYIVISGMYTPCSSVR; the protein is encoded by the coding sequence ATGAAACGCACCATCATTGTGTTCCTTCTCGTCCTCGCTGCATGTGCGACCTTGTTTTCGGGTTGCACGACCCCTTCGTCCCTTCCGGAGTCCCCAGGAGCGACGGTCGCCGCATCCCCTGGCGGAGCGGACGAACTGAAGTTCGTCACCGAAGAGTATCCTCCCTTCAATTACGTGGAGAACGGCACGCTCGAGGGAATTTCCGTCGACCTGCTCGCCGGGGCGTACAGGGAGATGAACCGGACCCTCGCACCCGGCAGGATCCGCATGCTCCCCTGGGCCGAAGCCTACCAGGCAGGCCTGGATGAGAATGATACCGTGATCCTCGCAGTGACGAGGCTCCCGGAGCGCGAAGCCCTGTTCAAGTGGGCCGGGCCGATCGGTTCCCTGCACCAGGTGGTATTCGCCGTGCGGGGCGACCACATTGTCATCAATACCCCCGGGGACCTCGACGGCTACCGGATAGGGGTGGTGAAGGACGACGCGGCGCTCCTCCAGTTAGAGGACCTGGGCGTAAACCGGTCACATATCGTGACGATGGACAACGCCCCCGAACTCATCTCTGCCGTGCAGAACCGCTCCATCGACCTCTGGGTCTACGGCCAGGCTGCCGGACGGTATTTCGCCGGGAAGGCGACGGGAGACCCCGGGTACTTCGAGGCGGTGTACACCCTGGATTCCGCGGACATATATTACGCATTCAACCGGAATACGCCCGACGAAACCGTCGGAGCGTTCCAGGCCGCGCTTGATGCGCTCCGGAACGAGCCTGATTCCGAAGGGATAACGGCATACCAGCGCATCGTGTACCGCTACGTGGGAGTGACCTGCGTGGACCGGCCTCCGGTGACCGCGGACCAGGTGACGAGCCTTGTAAACTTCACCGCGGCGGAGATGGAGAAGGATGCGCCGGGGACGATTGCAAGGATCAATACGGGCGAGCACCCGTTCTGGGATAAAAACAACCGGGCCCTCTACGTGTTCGTGTATGATACCAACGAGACCATCGTCGCCGAGGCGGACAACCCCCGGCTCGTAGGGGTCAACATGCGGGGCAAGACCGATGTCGCCGGTACCCCGTTCCGCGACCGGATCACCGAAAAAGCACTGACCGAAGGGACCGGCTGGGTGGATTACATCTGGGTCATCCCCGAAGAGAGCGGCGTCTACTATAAGTCCGCGTATTTCCGGCTGATACAGGGGAGCGATTCAAAACCCTACATCGTGATCAGCGGGATGTACACCCCCTGTTCCTCAGTGCGATGA
- a CDS encoding DUF4118 domain-containing protein: protein MKLSDIPGNISPGPEGRGTDERPSPEDFLAVAQEEERKKVRGELTIYVGYAAGVGKTYGMLLDALQRKAGGTDVVIGYVETHGRVETDALAARLPGIPTRTVHYEGMDLREPDIDAIIARRPEIVLIDELAHTDAPGLRHKKRFQDVEELQNAGISVYTTMNIQHLESQNDALLQITGIQVQETVPDSVVRGADHLKLIDVPPDELQKRLQEGKVYVKDMANDAIVRFFEEGNLMALRQLTLRQVAGMADQRLLRHMRMKAVEGPWPATERVLVGIRPGPYAERMVRAAYRMSMRLNAEWEVLFVETPDEMNASDQEKRWIDEALSTAHKLGGHIVRFRGANVADEVIRYARAHNVTMIILGKPRGLDILISPVYRIMRATKGIDIYLFDWKAEFPIPFHQNIPLLLPRHYLMGLVGVVAVTLLNYFLLGTISEANMLILQLLPVVLVAYFFGRGASVFTAIMSVLVFDFVFVRPYFTLTVHDWEYFISFIGYVFIALLVSYLATRLRYVVQQVWRSEVKVSAVSGLSKELAEAGGRREVLDALLRQGRSLGAEKVTIFIPSNGLLGIKEGDRDYPSPEKEDMIAEWAYENGLPAGRGTDTLPNAAGTYIPLKAQNMKFGVMGFFFPAEMHRISPDTLEMLETIGRLGALSLEKIE from the coding sequence ATGAAACTCTCCGATATTCCGGGAAATATCTCTCCGGGACCGGAAGGACGAGGCACGGACGAAAGGCCCTCGCCGGAAGATTTCCTCGCGGTTGCGCAGGAAGAGGAACGAAAGAAGGTCCGGGGAGAACTCACGATTTACGTGGGGTACGCAGCCGGGGTTGGGAAGACCTATGGCATGCTGCTCGACGCCCTGCAACGGAAAGCAGGGGGAACGGACGTGGTGATCGGGTACGTGGAGACGCACGGGAGGGTGGAGACCGATGCCCTGGCGGCACGCCTGCCCGGAATACCGACCAGGACCGTGCACTACGAGGGGATGGACCTCCGGGAACCCGATATCGACGCCATCATCGCGAGGAGACCGGAGATCGTGCTCATCGACGAGCTCGCCCACACGGATGCTCCGGGCCTCCGCCATAAAAAGCGATTCCAGGATGTCGAGGAGCTCCAGAACGCAGGAATTTCCGTCTATACCACGATGAACATCCAGCACCTCGAGAGCCAGAACGATGCGCTGCTCCAGATCACCGGGATCCAGGTGCAGGAAACAGTCCCCGACTCGGTGGTCAGGGGCGCCGATCATCTCAAGCTGATCGATGTCCCCCCTGATGAACTCCAGAAACGGCTGCAGGAAGGCAAGGTGTACGTAAAAGACATGGCCAACGATGCGATCGTCCGCTTTTTCGAGGAGGGCAACCTCATGGCCCTCCGGCAGCTGACGCTCCGCCAGGTCGCAGGAATGGCGGACCAGCGCCTGCTCCGCCATATGCGGATGAAGGCGGTCGAGGGCCCGTGGCCCGCGACCGAGCGTGTGCTGGTCGGGATCCGGCCGGGACCGTATGCCGAACGGATGGTCCGCGCCGCCTACCGGATGTCGATGCGCCTCAATGCCGAGTGGGAAGTGCTCTTCGTGGAAACCCCCGACGAGATGAACGCCTCCGACCAGGAAAAGAGGTGGATAGACGAGGCGCTTTCCACGGCACACAAACTCGGCGGGCATATCGTGCGGTTCCGGGGAGCAAACGTTGCGGACGAGGTCATCCGTTATGCCCGCGCCCATAACGTGACCATGATCATCCTCGGAAAGCCCCGAGGACTGGATATCCTGATCTCCCCGGTCTACCGGATCATGAGGGCGACCAAGGGAATCGACATCTATCTCTTCGACTGGAAAGCAGAGTTTCCCATTCCTTTCCACCAGAACATCCCGCTGCTGCTCCCCCGGCACTACCTCATGGGGCTGGTGGGGGTCGTCGCGGTCACGCTTTTGAACTATTTCCTCCTGGGCACGATCAGCGAAGCCAACATGCTCATCCTCCAGCTGCTCCCCGTAGTGCTGGTCGCGTATTTCTTCGGGAGGGGGGCCTCGGTGTTTACCGCGATCATGAGCGTGCTGGTCTTCGATTTTGTTTTTGTCCGCCCCTATTTCACCCTCACCGTGCACGACTGGGAGTATTTCATCTCGTTTATCGGCTACGTCTTCATCGCGCTGCTGGTCAGTTACCTTGCAACCCGCCTGCGTTACGTGGTCCAGCAGGTATGGAGGAGCGAAGTGAAAGTCTCCGCGGTCTCTGGGCTCTCAAAAGAACTCGCGGAGGCCGGTGGACGCCGGGAAGTGCTTGACGCGCTTCTTCGGCAGGGAAGGTCTTTGGGGGCCGAAAAGGTGACTATATTCATCCCTTCGAACGGCCTCTTGGGAATAAAGGAGGGAGACCGGGACTACCCCTCACCGGAAAAGGAGGATATGATTGCCGAGTGGGCCTACGAAAACGGTCTGCCCGCCGGAAGGGGGACGGACACTCTTCCGAATGCCGCGGGTACCTATATTCCCCTCAAGGCCCAGAACATGAAATTCGGTGTGATGGGGTTCTTCTTCCCTGCGGAAATGCACCGGATATCGCCGGACACCCTCGAAATGCTGGAGACGATTGGACGGTTGGGGGCGCTCTCCCTGGAAAAAATTGAATAA
- the kdpC gene encoding potassium-transporting ATPase subunit KdpC: MTILRPLRTAVLLFVILFVVVGVAYPLVVTLAGQALFPMQAKGSLMFNEAGGIEGSLLIGKEFSGNEYFIGRPSATAGTPYNASASGASNLGPTNPLLFSEVNETILRLQSRGILSPYPSDLVTSSGSGLDPHITLDAAMVQVPGIAAARGADEEELRGIVLSHAESGTFLFTQDQYVNVYLINLDLDRHYGTGRGTVNPP, translated from the coding sequence ATGACTATCCTCCGACCGCTACGGACCGCCGTCCTCCTTTTCGTCATACTGTTCGTCGTCGTGGGGGTCGCGTACCCTCTGGTGGTAACTCTTGCGGGGCAGGCACTGTTCCCGATGCAGGCGAAGGGAAGTCTCATGTTCAACGAAGCAGGAGGCATCGAGGGGTCTCTTTTGATCGGGAAGGAGTTTTCCGGAAACGAGTATTTTATCGGAAGGCCTTCTGCGACGGCGGGAACTCCGTATAATGCATCGGCGTCCGGGGCGTCCAATCTGGGACCCACGAACCCGCTCCTCTTTTCGGAGGTGAACGAGACGATCCTCCGCCTCCAGTCGCGTGGGATCCTCTCCCCCTATCCCTCCGACCTGGTGACCTCCTCGGGAAGCGGGCTTGACCCTCATATCACTCTCGATGCCGCGATGGTGCAGGTCCCCGGAATCGCCGCCGCGAGGGGAGCGGATGAGGAAGAACTGCGGGGAATCGTCCTTTCCCATGCCGAGAGCGGGACATTCCTCTTTACCCAGGACCAGTATGTCAACGTCTACCTCATCAACCTCGACCTTGACAGACACTATGGAACCGGCCGCGGGACGGTGAACCCGCCATGA
- the kdpB gene encoding potassium-transporting ATPase subunit KdpB: MSRKRYDQVNAFDPEILSTALRDAIKKLDPRVSSHNPVMFLVELGSILTTITFLLGLFTSAPSEPLLFTGLVSLWLWLTVIFSNFAEAVSEGRGKARASSLRQSKGEVDARRIQEVSFTSPCEGVKSGMLKAGDLVLVKTNDLIPGDGEVVLGAALVNEAAVTGESAPVVREAGGDRSAVTGGTKVIASEIIVKITVNPGESFLDHMIAMVEGAKRRKTPNEIALETLLIALTGVFLLVVFNLYPVTAYSAEVTGLGAPASIAVLAALFVCLAPTTIAALLPAIGIAGMDRLFRRNVVAMSGRAIEAAGDVNVLLLDKTGTITLGNRQAVALIPVNPEDAGDLENAALYSSLDDETPEGKSIIDLIEKDTPGISRLIPPGSTVVKFSAQTRLSGLDNGGCCYRKGAPDAIISFVKERNGDVPGGVQGMVEGIAKSGGTPLLVAKDERILGAVHLKDILKQGIRERFFDLRRMGIRTVMITGDNNLTATAIAAEAGVDDFLGEAKPDDKLRLIKEYQSSGYLVAMTGDGTNDAPALAQADVAVAMNSGTQPAREAANIIDLDSDPTKLLDIVQIGKEILITRGALTTFSIANDIAKYFAIVPAVLIVMYPGLAALNVMQLGSPYSAILAAVIFNALVIPLLIPLALRGVKFRPMPAGQLFTYNLVIFGLGGIVAPFIGIKAIDLLISWLGVV; encoded by the coding sequence GTGTCGAGAAAGAGATACGATCAGGTGAATGCATTCGACCCGGAGATCCTCTCGACTGCACTAAGGGACGCAATAAAGAAACTCGACCCGCGGGTATCCTCACATAACCCGGTGATGTTCCTCGTGGAATTAGGGAGCATTCTCACTACGATCACATTTTTACTCGGGCTTTTTACATCGGCGCCGTCTGAGCCTCTCCTGTTTACCGGGCTGGTCTCGCTCTGGCTCTGGCTCACGGTGATATTTTCCAATTTCGCAGAGGCAGTCTCGGAAGGGCGTGGAAAGGCCAGGGCTTCGTCGCTGCGGCAGTCCAAGGGAGAAGTGGACGCCCGTAGAATTCAGGAAGTATCCTTTACTTCACCATGCGAGGGTGTCAAATCCGGCATGCTGAAAGCCGGAGACCTGGTTCTAGTAAAAACAAACGATCTCATCCCCGGCGACGGGGAAGTGGTCCTCGGGGCCGCCCTGGTCAACGAAGCGGCGGTGACAGGGGAATCGGCCCCGGTCGTCCGGGAGGCGGGAGGCGACAGGAGCGCGGTCACCGGGGGGACGAAGGTTATCGCGAGCGAGATTATCGTGAAGATCACCGTGAACCCCGGGGAAAGTTTCCTGGACCACATGATCGCGATGGTAGAGGGTGCGAAAAGAAGGAAGACCCCGAACGAGATCGCCCTCGAGACCCTGCTTATCGCGCTTACCGGGGTGTTCCTCCTGGTGGTGTTCAACCTCTACCCGGTCACGGCGTACAGTGCGGAGGTTACCGGGTTAGGGGCGCCCGCCTCGATCGCGGTCCTCGCAGCCCTTTTCGTCTGCCTCGCACCCACCACGATCGCAGCCCTTCTCCCCGCGATCGGGATCGCAGGGATGGACCGGTTGTTCCGGAGAAATGTCGTTGCGATGTCGGGACGTGCAATCGAGGCCGCCGGCGACGTGAACGTCCTCCTCCTCGACAAGACCGGGACCATCACGCTCGGAAACCGGCAGGCCGTGGCACTGATCCCGGTGAATCCGGAAGATGCCGGAGATCTCGAAAATGCGGCATTGTATTCTTCTCTGGACGATGAGACTCCCGAAGGAAAAAGCATCATCGACCTGATCGAAAAGGACACGCCGGGAATCAGCCGCCTGATTCCCCCGGGAAGTACGGTGGTCAAATTTTCAGCCCAGACCCGGCTGTCGGGACTGGACAACGGAGGCTGTTGTTACCGGAAAGGAGCTCCCGACGCGATCATCTCGTTCGTGAAAGAACGAAATGGCGATGTCCCGGGAGGAGTGCAGGGAATGGTCGAGGGGATCGCGAAGAGCGGAGGTACCCCTCTCCTCGTGGCGAAGGACGAACGGATCCTCGGCGCCGTGCATCTCAAGGATATTCTCAAGCAGGGCATCCGCGAAAGATTCTTCGACCTCCGGCGGATGGGCATCCGGACGGTCATGATTACCGGAGATAACAACCTGACCGCCACCGCGATCGCGGCGGAAGCAGGCGTCGACGATTTTCTCGGAGAGGCGAAACCCGACGACAAACTCCGGCTGATCAAGGAGTACCAGTCTTCGGGGTACCTGGTCGCCATGACCGGCGACGGCACCAACGACGCCCCGGCCCTCGCACAGGCGGACGTGGCGGTGGCCATGAACTCCGGGACGCAGCCGGCGCGTGAGGCGGCAAACATCATCGACCTGGACAGCGACCCGACGAAACTTCTCGATATCGTCCAGATCGGAAAAGAGATTCTCATCACCCGCGGTGCGCTTACCACTTTTTCCATCGCAAACGACATCGCCAAGTATTTTGCCATTGTCCCCGCGGTCCTGATCGTAATGTACCCGGGCCTTGCCGCCCTGAATGTCATGCAGCTGGGAAGCCCGTATTCCGCGATCCTTGCCGCAGTTATTTTCAACGCGCTCGTGATCCCCCTCCTGATCCCACTTGCACTTCGCGGGGTGAAGTTCCGGCCCATGCCCGCGGGCCAGCTCTTCACCTACAACCTGGTGATTTTCGGTCTTGGAGGGATCGTTGCCCCGTTCATCGGAATAAAGGCAATCGACCTCCTCATCTCGTGGCTGGGGGTGGTATGA
- the kdpA gene encoding potassium-transporting ATPase subunit KdpA has translation MDILGFFIILVVLTAAAYLLGRYLFRVFSGNRTVLSPVFSPVEHWIYRIIGTDPEEESDWKGYAKAVIIFNGIGFLVLFCLLLAQGWLFLNPEGIPGFTPDLAFNAAASFVTNTNWQVYSGEVAASYLTQVAGFAVQNFLSAGTGICIAIAVMRGLTRVKDDRLGNFWVDLTRAVLYVLVPLSLVLAIFLVSQGVIQNFDPYVVTSGTGPGGVQTIAMGPVASQEAIKELGTNGGGFFNANSAHPFENPTPWTNIAEIFALLLLGASLPFTFGRMAGDPRQGLVLYGVMIVIFSGAFLGIYVAESAGNPVLTNLGVFGPPMEGKEVRFGLAPSVLFAVATTATSCGAVNAMMDSLTPLAGLVPLMLILLGEIVFGGAGSGFYTMIAFLLVAVFIAGLMIGRTPEYLGKKVEAREMRYALLAILAPGILVLILSGIALVTPAGLSAISNPGAHGLSEIVYAFASMANNNGSAFAGLNPTGFLYSVGGGVAILIGRFVPAIAMLAIAGSAAGKNTVPPGPGTLPTSSAVFVVWLIGVIVVVGALTFFPLLAAGPIAEYLVMVGGG, from the coding sequence GTGGATATCCTCGGTTTTTTTATCATCCTGGTTGTCCTCACCGCGGCTGCGTATCTTCTCGGAAGGTATCTGTTCCGGGTGTTTTCAGGGAACCGTACGGTTCTTTCTCCCGTCTTCTCGCCAGTCGAACACTGGATATACCGCATCATCGGAACCGATCCCGAAGAAGAGAGCGACTGGAAAGGCTATGCAAAAGCAGTGATCATCTTCAACGGGATAGGGTTTCTCGTACTCTTTTGCCTCCTCCTCGCCCAGGGATGGCTGTTCCTCAACCCTGAAGGAATTCCCGGGTTCACCCCCGATCTTGCATTTAATGCGGCTGCAAGTTTCGTCACCAATACCAACTGGCAGGTGTACAGCGGGGAAGTGGCGGCAAGTTATCTCACTCAGGTCGCCGGCTTTGCCGTGCAGAACTTCCTCTCGGCGGGAACAGGGATTTGCATTGCAATTGCCGTCATGCGAGGGCTGACCCGGGTAAAAGATGACCGTCTAGGGAATTTCTGGGTGGATCTCACCAGGGCAGTCCTCTATGTCCTCGTTCCCCTGTCCCTGGTCCTCGCGATCTTCCTTGTCTCACAGGGAGTGATCCAGAATTTTGATCCTTACGTCGTGACCTCCGGGACGGGTCCCGGCGGGGTGCAGACCATCGCGATGGGGCCGGTGGCGTCCCAGGAAGCGATCAAAGAGCTGGGTACGAACGGCGGTGGATTTTTCAACGCGAATTCCGCACATCCCTTTGAAAATCCCACGCCCTGGACGAACATCGCAGAGATTTTCGCCCTTCTTCTTCTCGGGGCATCGCTCCCCTTCACGTTCGGGAGGATGGCCGGAGACCCCCGGCAGGGCCTGGTGCTCTATGGCGTGATGATCGTCATCTTTTCAGGGGCTTTTCTGGGGATCTACGTGGCGGAGTCCGCGGGAAATCCGGTTCTCACGAATCTTGGGGTTTTTGGCCCCCCCATGGAGGGGAAGGAAGTAAGGTTCGGCCTCGCGCCGAGCGTGCTGTTCGCCGTTGCAACCACCGCCACGTCCTGCGGTGCCGTGAACGCGATGATGGACTCCCTCACTCCGCTTGCAGGGTTGGTCCCGCTCATGCTCATCCTGCTGGGTGAGATCGTCTTCGGGGGGGCCGGTTCCGGCTTTTACACCATGATTGCATTTCTTCTCGTGGCAGTCTTCATTGCCGGGCTGATGATCGGGAGGACTCCCGAATACCTGGGAAAAAAGGTCGAGGCCCGGGAGATGCGGTATGCCCTCCTTGCAATACTCGCTCCCGGTATTCTCGTCCTGATACTGTCCGGAATCGCACTTGTGACTCCGGCGGGGTTATCGGCGATCTCCAACCCCGGAGCCCACGGGTTGAGCGAGATCGTCTATGCGTTTGCGAGCATGGCCAACAACAACGGTTCCGCCTTCGCCGGGTTGAACCCAACCGGATTCCTGTATTCGGTGGGAGGAGGAGTCGCGATCCTGATCGGCAGGTTCGTACCTGCCATCGCAATGCTCGCAATCGCTGGGAGTGCAGCCGGTAAAAATACGGTCCCGCCCGGACCGGGAACTCTTCCCACCAGTTCAGCCGTCTTCGTCGTCTGGCTGATCGGCGTGATCGTCGTGGTCGGGGCGCTCACCTTCTTCCCTCTGCTCGCAGCGGGACCGATCGCCGAATACCTGGTAATGGTGGGAGGCGGGTAA
- a CDS encoding thiamine pyrophosphate-dependent enzyme, with translation MARWKCSVCGYIYSEEKGEPATKTPPHTRFSDLPDAWKCPVCGAAKSAFVEIKEEEALHEASGSTVSDALISEMVAWGVTLVFGLPGTSSLGLVDAIRKNPNMQYIVVRHEENAAMAASAFNKLTGKIAACLTIAGPGATNLSTGLYDAKEDGASVLSLNGQVESQYTGPFGIQEIDQDAFFRSVSVYNNTVYERNKTILLLNLALKYATLHHGVAQISVPNDIQKQNLEISCCRKEICIASPHIVPDENELAKAAAAIDQAQNAVIIAGWGAYGGGDAIAALAEKIKAPILTTYRAKGILPEDHPWVVGVLGSVGSPQARALTDEADLLITLGVGFSKFTNIPTDKALIQVDTNPVKLGKGPLALPLWGNCALTIPKLTGMVKTHNKDVLPRIREMKRDWQEQLDREADPTAVPVRPPYIMKVLSETVPEDAVITVDVGENQWWFGRNFRMKRQRFAMSGYLATMGFGFPAAIAAKIAYPEKQVVCITGDGGFSQAMSDFVTTVKYHLPMVVVVLNNKQLGMIQVEQLTEHYPNYGTDLLNPDFAAYAEVCGGKGITVKRPGELKAALIRAMSLDTPVIVDVDTDPKRF, from the coding sequence ATGGCCAGATGGAAATGCAGCGTATGCGGGTATATCTATTCCGAAGAGAAGGGGGAACCGGCGACTAAAACTCCGCCCCACACCAGGTTTTCGGACCTCCCGGACGCCTGGAAATGCCCGGTATGCGGAGCGGCAAAGAGCGCTTTCGTGGAGATCAAAGAAGAGGAGGCGCTCCACGAAGCCTCCGGGAGCACAGTCTCCGATGCGCTCATAAGTGAAATGGTGGCGTGGGGAGTCACCCTCGTGTTCGGTCTCCCCGGGACCTCGTCGCTCGGGCTGGTCGATGCAATCCGGAAAAATCCGAACATGCAGTATATCGTCGTCAGGCATGAAGAGAATGCGGCGATGGCGGCGTCTGCGTTCAATAAGCTCACCGGAAAGATCGCCGCCTGTCTCACTATCGCCGGTCCGGGCGCGACCAACCTGTCGACAGGGCTCTACGATGCCAAGGAGGACGGAGCTTCGGTCCTCTCTCTCAACGGCCAGGTAGAGAGCCAGTACACCGGCCCCTTCGGGATACAGGAGATCGACCAGGACGCGTTCTTTCGCTCGGTCTCGGTCTACAATAACACCGTGTACGAGAGGAACAAGACGATCCTGCTGTTGAACCTTGCCTTGAAGTATGCCACCCTCCACCACGGCGTAGCGCAGATCTCGGTCCCGAACGACATCCAGAAACAGAACCTCGAAATTTCGTGCTGCAGGAAGGAGATCTGCATTGCCAGCCCCCACATCGTCCCTGACGAGAATGAACTGGCAAAAGCGGCCGCAGCTATCGACCAGGCTCAAAACGCGGTCATTATTGCCGGGTGGGGAGCGTACGGAGGGGGGGACGCGATTGCCGCACTGGCTGAAAAGATAAAGGCCCCCATTCTCACCACCTACCGGGCGAAGGGAATCCTCCCCGAAGACCATCCCTGGGTCGTGGGGGTCCTGGGGTCGGTGGGCTCTCCCCAGGCGCGGGCCCTTACGGACGAGGCGGACCTCCTCATCACCTTGGGGGTAGGGTTCTCGAAGTTTACCAATATCCCGACCGACAAGGCGTTGATCCAGGTGGATACCAACCCGGTCAAGCTGGGGAAGGGGCCTCTGGCTCTGCCCCTTTGGGGAAATTGCGCCCTCACGATCCCGAAACTCACCGGAATGGTGAAAACGCATAATAAAGACGTCCTTCCCAGGATCCGGGAGATGAAACGGGACTGGCAGGAGCAGCTCGACCGCGAAGCCGATCCCACGGCGGTCCCGGTCCGTCCGCCGTACATCATGAAGGTTCTCTCGGAGACTGTTCCCGAGGACGCGGTGATCACGGTCGACGTGGGGGAAAACCAGTGGTGGTTCGGCAGGAACTTCCGGATGAAACGACAGCGGTTTGCGATGTCGGGATACCTTGCCACGATGGGGTTTGGGTTCCCGGCGGCCATTGCGGCAAAGATCGCGTATCCGGAGAAGCAGGTCGTCTGTATTACGGGAGACGGGGGTTTCTCGCAGGCAATGTCGGATTTCGTCACGACGGTCAAGTACCACCTCCCGATGGTCGTAGTGGTATTGAATAACAAGCAGTTGGGGATGATCCAGGTCGAGCAGCTGACCGAGCATTATCCGAACTATGGCACCGACCTGCTGAACCCTGATTTCGCCGCCTATGCGGAAGTGTGCGGCGGGAAGGGGATCACGGTGAAACGGCCCGGTGAACTGAAGGCGGCGCTTATCAGAGCGATGTCCCTCGATACCCCTGTGATCGTGGACGTGGATACCGACCCAAAAAGATTCTGA
- a CDS encoding DUF2769 domain-containing protein, producing the protein MQKQMLAMPKEQVMQKVQELMKMCTCPKCPTYNECSKNAMEGLYCSMGRSFHCITQNKGCICPGCPVAKMQGLTHQSFCQMGNEKTQRFDAMLK; encoded by the coding sequence ATGCAGAAACAGATGCTCGCCATGCCAAAAGAACAGGTGATGCAGAAGGTCCAGGAGCTCATGAAGATGTGCACGTGCCCCAAGTGCCCCACCTATAACGAGTGTTCTAAAAATGCGATGGAGGGTCTCTATTGTTCCATGGGGCGCAGTTTCCATTGCATAACTCAAAACAAAGGGTGCATCTGTCCCGGCTGCCCGGTGGCGAAAATGCAGGGGCTCACGCACCAGTCTTTCTGTCAGATGGGGAATGAAAAGACTCAGCGTTTCGATGCGATGCTGAAATAA